In bacterium 336/3, the following proteins share a genomic window:
- a CDS encoding sulfite reductase subunit beta (hemoprotein; NADPH dependent; with the alpha subunit (a flavoprotein) catalyzes the reduction of sulfite to sulfide), which yields MSEKLSPVETIKTNSNGLRGTLKESIELDTYTGNLRSDDTVLVKFHGMYVQDDRDRREERALKKLDKLYSFMIRLRIPGGVITSDQWKTIHEVSEQYGTGTIKITTRQTVQLHGLLKHQIRPTIQTFNLAKLDSIAACGDVNRNVIVTAHPQISPIHQQIHAYADKISNLLLPKTQAYYEIFIDDEKIYERSVEADPLYEDRYLPRKFKIAIAIPPSNDVDVFANDIGLIAIIKDNELKGFNIAVGGSLSATHGNLQTYPRLGTVIGFTDTEEKTLKAVYEVLTIQRDFGNRSDRKLSRLKYTVDKMGVEEFKNELEKRIGFSLEPAQEFEFIERNDRYGWQQNHEGKWFYTLFVEHGVINPHQKAFLWEVADLNVSNVIFTGNQNLILGEIEEKNKYLIEQLIETHQIDIQTSGMRKSSMACVALPTCPLALAEAQRYLPILVSKIEPLLLKHHLTTEDITIRMTGCPNGCGRPYVSEIGLIGTAPQQYNLMLGGDRFGVRLNKLFKEKLSEEEILNELDMLFELYNTEKAQNETFGDFTHRKFFQ from the coding sequence ATGAGTGAAAAATTATCGCCTGTAGAAACCATTAAAACCAATAGTAATGGTCTGAGAGGCACACTAAAAGAGAGTATTGAATTGGATACCTATACAGGAAATTTGCGTTCGGATGATACCGTTCTTGTGAAATTTCATGGTATGTATGTACAAGACGACAGAGACCGTAGAGAGGAAAGAGCTTTGAAAAAACTGGACAAACTCTATTCCTTCATGATACGCCTGAGAATCCCAGGTGGTGTAATTACATCAGACCAGTGGAAAACCATACACGAAGTATCTGAGCAATATGGAACAGGCACTATCAAAATAACCACAAGACAAACAGTACAGTTACATGGGCTTCTCAAACATCAGATACGCCCTACAATTCAAACCTTTAATTTGGCAAAATTAGATTCGATAGCTGCCTGTGGAGATGTGAACCGTAATGTGATTGTTACAGCACACCCTCAAATATCGCCTATCCATCAGCAAATTCATGCTTATGCAGATAAAATATCGAATCTTTTACTCCCCAAAACGCAAGCCTATTACGAAATTTTTATTGATGATGAAAAAATTTATGAACGTTCAGTAGAGGCTGACCCACTATACGAAGACCGTTATTTGCCTAGAAAATTCAAAATAGCCATTGCAATTCCTCCCAGCAACGATGTGGATGTATTTGCTAATGATATTGGACTCATAGCCATTATCAAAGATAATGAACTGAAAGGCTTTAATATTGCCGTAGGAGGTAGTTTATCTGCTACACATGGAAACTTGCAGACTTATCCACGTTTGGGAACAGTCATAGGTTTTACAGATACAGAAGAAAAAACCTTAAAAGCTGTTTATGAGGTACTAACCATTCAAAGAGATTTTGGAAATAGAAGTGACAGAAAACTCTCCCGTTTGAAATATACTGTAGATAAAATGGGAGTAGAAGAGTTTAAAAATGAATTAGAGAAAAGAATAGGTTTTTCTTTAGAACCAGCCCAAGAATTTGAGTTTATAGAAAGAAATGACCGATATGGTTGGCAACAAAACCATGAAGGAAAATGGTTTTATACTCTTTTTGTAGAACATGGCGTTATCAACCCTCATCAAAAAGCATTTTTGTGGGAAGTTGCAGACTTGAATGTCTCAAATGTGATTTTCACAGGAAATCAGAATCTGATTTTGGGTGAAATAGAGGAAAAGAATAAATATCTGATTGAACAATTAATTGAAACGCATCAGATTGATATACAAACCAGTGGAATGCGAAAAAGCTCTATGGCTTGTGTGGCTTTGCCCACCTGCCCACTGGCTTTGGCAGAAGCTCAACGTTATTTGCCAATATTGGTTTCTAAAATTGAGCCTCTTTTACTAAAACATCATTTAACCACTGAAGACATCACCATTCGGATGACAGGATGCCCTAACGGTTGTGGTCGTCCGTATGTTTCGGAAATTGGTTTAATTGGCACAGCCCCACAGCAATACAATTTGATGCTGGGCGGAGATAGGTTTGGAGTTCGTTTGAATAAGCTTTTCAAAGAAAAGCTTTCTGAAGAAGAGATTTTGAATGAATTAGATATGCTTTTTGAGCTTTATAATACAGAAAAGGCTCAAAATGAAACTTTTGGAGATTTTACACATCGTAAATTTTTTCAGTAA
- a CDS encoding siroheme synthase: MKRIYGHVVLAGAGSGDPELITLKALKVLQKADVILTDRLVSPELIEKYADEEAEVIYVGKQCSRGIYTSQKEINALMVELAQMGKLVLRLKGGDASLFSNILDELETLKNYHISYEIIPGVSAALGAAAYTGIPLTARGHSRGVRFLTLYDLKSITNHQWNDWATTDDTLVFYMSGQQTDTLAKNLVFRGIEESKSLAVIQQATTPYQKTQVFSFADIDVSNLPEFEHVPTLIIVGKVVNLHHQYKWIEEQLEIESYFDNHKTLLQYAV, translated from the coding sequence ATGAAAAGAATATATGGTCATGTGGTTTTGGCAGGAGCTGGCTCTGGCGACCCCGAACTAATTACATTAAAGGCTCTCAAAGTTTTACAGAAGGCAGATGTAATTTTAACAGATAGATTGGTTTCCCCTGAACTCATAGAAAAATATGCAGATGAGGAAGCAGAAGTGATTTATGTAGGCAAACAATGTTCTAGAGGTATTTACACCTCTCAAAAAGAAATCAATGCTTTGATGGTGGAACTTGCCCAAATGGGGAAATTAGTTTTAAGACTCAAAGGAGGGGATGCGAGTTTGTTTTCTAATATTTTAGACGAATTGGAAACACTTAAAAATTATCATATTTCTTATGAGATTATCCCAGGTGTTTCGGCTGCTTTGGGGGCTGCTGCCTATACAGGTATCCCCCTGACAGCTCGAGGGCATTCGAGAGGGGTTCGTTTTCTTACATTATACGATTTAAAAAGTATTACCAACCATCAATGGAATGATTGGGCTACTACTGACGATACACTTGTATTTTACATGAGTGGTCAGCAGACAGATACACTGGCTAAAAATCTTGTATTCAGAGGTATTGAGGAGTCTAAAAGTTTGGCAGTAATTCAGCAGGCGACAACTCCTTATCAGAAAACACAAGTGTTTTCATTTGCAGATATAGATGTTTCTAATCTTCCTGAATTTGAGCATGTTCCGACACTTATTATTGTAGGAAAAGTAGTGAACCTCCACCATCAATATAAATGGATTGAAGAGCAACTGGAAATAGAATCTTACTTTGATAATCACAAAACGCTTTTACAATATGCTGTCTGA
- a CDS encoding cysteine synthase, producing the protein MKVQTILETIGKTPVVKINKVYGENKNVWIKLERNNPGNSIKDRIALAMIEDAEKRGILTPNHVIIEPTSGNTGIGLSLVAAVKGYKVILVMPESMSIERRKLMEIYGATFELTPREKGMKGAIERVAQMLQEIPNSWSPQQFENPANVEIHKTTTAQEILEDFPNGLDYLITGVGTGGHISGVAAILKSKFPNLKVFAVEPELSPVLSGGSPSPHPIQGIGAGFIPKNYHSEWIDEVVQVSKEDAFKYTKAIASQEGILVGISTGASLAAVAKKIEGIPDNAQILTFNYDTGERYLSVDGLF; encoded by the coding sequence ATGAAAGTACAAACCATTCTTGAAACCATTGGAAAAACACCTGTTGTGAAAATCAATAAAGTATATGGCGAGAATAAAAATGTCTGGATTAAGCTCGAACGCAATAACCCAGGTAATAGCATCAAAGATCGTATTGCTCTTGCTATGATTGAAGATGCCGAAAAAAGAGGAATCTTAACGCCCAATCATGTAATTATTGAACCTACATCTGGCAATACAGGTATCGGACTTTCTTTGGTAGCTGCTGTAAAAGGCTATAAAGTGATTTTGGTAATGCCCGAATCCATGAGTATAGAACGCAGAAAACTGATGGAAATCTATGGAGCTACCTTTGAGCTTACACCTCGTGAAAAAGGAATGAAAGGTGCTATTGAAAGAGTAGCACAAATGTTACAAGAAATCCCTAATTCGTGGTCTCCACAACAATTTGAAAATCCTGCCAATGTGGAAATTCATAAAACAACAACTGCTCAGGAAATTTTAGAAGATTTTCCAAACGGGCTGGATTATCTGATAACAGGTGTTGGTACAGGTGGGCATATTTCGGGTGTGGCAGCTATTCTCAAAAGTAAATTTCCAAATCTTAAAGTTTTTGCCGTTGAACCCGAATTATCTCCTGTTTTAAGTGGAGGTTCGCCAAGTCCACATCCTATACAAGGAATTGGAGCAGGTTTTATTCCAAAAAATTATCATAGTGAATGGATAGATGAGGTTGTTCAGGTAAGTAAAGAAGATGCTTTCAAATATACCAAAGCCATTGCCAGTCAAGAGGGCATTTTGGTAGGTATTTCAACAGGAGCATCATTGGCTGCTGTTGCAAAAAAAATAGAGGGTATTCCTGATAATGCTCAGATTCTTACATTCAATTATGATACTGGTGAAAGGTATTTGTCAGTAGATGGATTATTTTAA
- a CDS encoding serine acetyltransferase → MTTSLTSTLQLLHQAKLGLSTPAFHKKQVENWIENLFSWLFITQNDYQNFGYFESKAKELEIELQSFLKIELSDRENIDLIVKSFFEEILNIYNQLLEDLQVILEFDPAAKLKGEVVLAYPGFFAIAVYRITHLIWQNNAFILARLLSEYAHSKTGIDIHPAAEIGKKFFIDHGTGIVIGETATIGNNVKIYQGVTLGALSVSKEKQNQKRHPTIQDNVIIYANATILGGGTVIGHDSIIGGNVWITASIPSYSLVYHKSEIIVKTKEVFPEALNFSI, encoded by the coding sequence ATGACAACCTCACTGACATCCACATTACAATTATTACATCAGGCAAAATTAGGGCTATCCACACCAGCTTTTCATAAGAAACAGGTAGAAAACTGGATAGAAAACTTATTTAGCTGGCTTTTTATAACTCAAAACGATTATCAAAACTTTGGATATTTTGAAAGTAAAGCAAAAGAACTAGAAATAGAACTACAAAGCTTTTTAAAAATAGAATTATCGGATAGAGAAAACATCGATTTGATAGTAAAATCATTTTTTGAGGAAATTCTAAATATTTACAATCAGTTATTAGAAGATTTACAGGTTATTTTAGAGTTTGACCCTGCTGCTAAATTGAAAGGAGAGGTGGTTCTGGCTTACCCTGGTTTTTTTGCAATAGCAGTTTATCGTATTACACATCTTATTTGGCAAAATAATGCCTTTATTCTAGCTCGTTTACTTTCAGAATATGCTCACAGCAAAACAGGCATAGATATTCATCCTGCTGCTGAAATTGGAAAAAAGTTTTTCATAGATCATGGAACAGGCATTGTAATAGGCGAAACGGCTACAATTGGCAATAACGTAAAAATTTATCAGGGTGTAACACTAGGAGCTTTGAGTGTAAGTAAAGAAAAACAGAATCAGAAACGACACCCTACCATCCAAGACAACGTAATTATCTATGCCAATGCTACCATATTAGGCGGAGGAACAGTTATCGGGCATGATAGCATCATAGGAGGTAATGTTTGGATAACAGCCTCTATTCCTTCTTATTCCCTTGTTTATCATAAAAGTGAGATCATTGTAAAAACCAAAGAAGTATTTCCTGAAGCACTTAATTTTTCTATTTAA
- a CDS encoding TonB-dependent receptor: MNKIFKLVLFLGLFVWGHHTVGQNYLKGVIKDEKGIAIAGASVSIKINKAYAVTDSTGFFQIEVPLNSFVLEVSFVGYESQEISIEKFEGQDFNLILKEDNVIDEVVVTSRRRKEILQEIPIPISVVSGTQVEDAGAFNVNRVKELIPTVQLYSSNPRNTTLNIRGLGSTFGLTNDGIDPGVGFYVDGVYYARPAATALDFIDIEQIEVLRGPQGTLFGKNTTAGTFNIKTKAPSFKPNVNFEVSYGNYNYIQAKSSVTGALSKKLAGRLGFSGTQRDGLIYNVTTQKYINNLNNVGLRGQLLYLPTHNVEITLSADASSQRPEGYAQVIAGVAPTLRPAYRQFNQIIADLEYQLPSTNPFDRLVDHNTTWRSNNDLGGVSLNIDAKIGKGTLTSTTAWRYWNWNPSNDRDFTALPVLTLSQAPSKHEQWSQEIRYAGELFSKVTGVVGVYAISQGLWASPYHTEESGSAQWRFSQSSTSNLWKTPGLLEGYGIRTRSSLKSFSGAVFGQADWAITKKLHLLAGLRYNYDQKTVNFDRQTYGGLETTDPALIALKNAVYTNQTFNAKVDNNNFSGQITLAWRPHQDINTFATYSVGYKPIGINLGGLPTANGEVLTELARIKPEYVNHYELGIKTNPTSQSTLNVTIYNTEIKDYQTQVQTAEIGVNRGYLANAEKVRVFGIEVDGNLKVNRFISVYGSLAYTNGTYVSFKNAPVPLEETGGQTAFKDISGGLLPGISKWATSFGGEITQSGKLLGKNGKFFWALEGSYRSGFSSSPSPSKYLNVSDYGILNSRIGFRVSNGLSIFLWGRNILNQNYFEQLLPAAGNAGHYAGVLGDPRTYGITIRNSF; encoded by the coding sequence ATGAACAAGATTTTTAAACTCGTATTATTTCTAGGACTCTTTGTATGGGGGCATCATACAGTAGGTCAAAATTACCTGAAAGGTGTCATTAAAGATGAAAAAGGCATTGCCATTGCAGGGGCTTCTGTCAGTATTAAAATAAACAAGGCTTATGCCGTTACAGATTCTACAGGTTTTTTTCAAATAGAAGTTCCTTTAAACTCATTTGTACTAGAGGTAAGTTTTGTAGGTTATGAGTCTCAAGAAATATCCATAGAAAAATTTGAGGGACAGGATTTTAACTTAATTTTGAAAGAAGACAACGTCATAGATGAGGTAGTTGTTACATCTAGAAGACGTAAAGAGATTTTACAAGAAATACCCATCCCTATTTCAGTAGTCAGTGGTACACAAGTAGAAGACGCTGGAGCTTTCAATGTGAATCGAGTAAAAGAACTCATACCCACTGTTCAATTATACTCTTCTAATCCAAGAAATACAACACTCAATATCAGAGGTTTAGGTTCTACTTTTGGGCTTACCAATGATGGCATAGACCCTGGTGTTGGATTTTATGTGGATGGGGTGTATTATGCTCGTCCTGCTGCCACAGCTCTCGATTTTATTGATATTGAACAAATTGAAGTTTTGAGAGGTCCGCAAGGAACTTTATTTGGCAAGAATACTACAGCAGGTACATTTAATATTAAAACGAAAGCACCCAGTTTTAAACCCAATGTAAATTTTGAAGTAAGTTATGGTAATTACAATTATATTCAGGCAAAATCTTCTGTAACAGGTGCTTTGAGTAAAAAACTGGCAGGAAGGTTAGGTTTTTCAGGTACACAAAGAGATGGACTGATTTACAATGTTACAACTCAAAAATATATTAATAACTTAAATAATGTAGGTTTGAGAGGTCAGTTATTATATCTGCCCACCCATAACGTTGAAATTACACTATCAGCAGATGCCTCAAGCCAACGTCCAGAAGGATATGCTCAGGTAATAGCAGGAGTAGCACCTACTTTAAGACCTGCTTACAGACAATTTAATCAGATTATTGCAGATTTAGAATATCAACTTCCCAGTACCAATCCTTTTGATCGTTTGGTTGACCATAATACTACTTGGAGATCAAATAATGATTTAGGTGGAGTTTCCTTGAACATAGATGCCAAAATAGGTAAGGGAACACTCACATCCACAACTGCATGGAGATATTGGAACTGGAATCCTTCTAATGACAGAGATTTTACAGCATTACCTGTTTTAACACTTTCACAAGCTCCTTCCAAACATGAACAGTGGTCTCAGGAGATTCGTTATGCAGGTGAACTATTTTCAAAAGTTACGGGTGTAGTGGGTGTTTATGCTATTTCACAGGGTTTGTGGGCATCACCTTATCATACAGAAGAGTCAGGTTCTGCTCAATGGAGATTTTCACAAAGTTCTACCAGTAACCTCTGGAAAACCCCTGGCTTGTTGGAGGGGTATGGCATTCGTACTCGTTCCAGTCTCAAATCCTTTAGTGGAGCAGTTTTTGGACAGGCTGATTGGGCTATCACTAAAAAACTTCATTTACTGGCTGGTTTACGTTATAATTATGACCAAAAAACAGTCAATTTTGACCGTCAGACATATGGAGGTTTAGAAACAACAGACCCTGCTTTGATAGCTCTCAAGAATGCTGTTTATACCAATCAGACTTTCAATGCCAAAGTAGATAATAATAATTTTTCAGGTCAAATTACACTAGCTTGGAGACCTCATCAAGATATCAACACATTTGCTACTTATTCTGTGGGTTACAAACCTATTGGAATCAATTTAGGGGGATTGCCCACAGCCAATGGAGAGGTACTAACAGAACTGGCTCGTATCAAACCTGAATATGTCAATCATTACGAATTGGGAATTAAAACAAATCCTACTTCACAATCTACACTGAATGTAACCATCTATAATACAGAAATCAAAGATTATCAGACACAAGTACAAACTGCTGAAATTGGGGTAAACAGAGGTTATCTTGCCAATGCTGAAAAAGTAAGGGTTTTTGGAATAGAAGTAGATGGGAATCTGAAAGTGAATCGCTTTATTTCTGTATATGGTTCTTTGGCTTACACTAACGGAACGTATGTATCATTCAAAAATGCTCCAGTGCCTTTAGAAGAAACAGGTGGACAAACAGCATTTAAAGATATTTCAGGAGGACTTTTACCAGGAATTTCTAAATGGGCAACTTCTTTTGGGGGTGAAATTACACAATCAGGAAAATTATTAGGTAAAAATGGTAAGTTTTTCTGGGCTTTGGAGGGTTCTTATCGTTCAGGTTTTTCTTCCAGCCCTTCTCCTTCCAAATACCTTAATGTTAGTGATTATGGTATTCTTAATAGCAGAATAGGATTCAGAGTATCCAATGGATTATCTATTTTTCTATGGGGCAGAAATATTTTGAATCAAAACTACTTTGAACAACTATTGCCAGCAGCAGGAAATGCAGGACATTATGCTGGAGTATTGGGAGACCCAAGAACCTATGGTATTACCATTAGAAATTCATTCTAA
- a CDS encoding lysyl-tRNA synthetase translates to MQHLSEQEILRRNKRLDLMKLGIDPYPAETFEVNVSIADILANYEKDKTAYKNISLAGRLMSFRIMGSASFAEIQDATGRMQIYLQRDEICPTEDKSYYNNVFKKLLDIGDIIGITGYVFTTQTGETSIHVTSFKILNKSLHPLPVVKEVKDEEGNVKTYDAFTDPEQRYRQRYVDLIVNPQVKEVFIKRSKLVNSIRDFLINKGYLEVETPILQAIHGGAAARPFVTHHNTLDMPLYLRIANELYLKRLIVGGFDGVFEFAKDFRNEGMSRFHNPEFTQVEIYVAYKDYIWMADTLEEMVEKVAMDLHGTTKVQVGDNIIDFQRPWKRFTMKEAIQSFTGVDIEAHDEAGLAEEARKMGIEVDSTMGKAKLIDEIFGEKVEPNLIQPTFILDYPVEMSPLTKKHRSKAGLVERFEVICNGKEICNAYSELNDPIDQRERFEEQLRLAERGDEEAMAMDEDFLRALEYGMPPTAGIGIGIDRLSMIMTNQNSIQDVLFFPQMKPEKKIQYAKTEDYVAVGVREELVPILQKMNILTIEELKKQELNKLFNDVCGMRKKMKLDGVKNPTKEEVESWLTA, encoded by the coding sequence ATGCAACACCTTAGCGAACAAGAGATTTTACGCCGCAACAAAAGACTGGATTTGATGAAGTTGGGGATAGACCCATATCCTGCCGAAACATTTGAAGTAAATGTTTCTATTGCAGATATTTTAGCAAATTATGAGAAGGACAAGACGGCTTATAAGAATATTTCGCTAGCAGGTAGATTGATGAGTTTTCGTATTATGGGTTCTGCATCGTTCGCTGAAATACAAGACGCAACAGGTAGAATGCAAATTTATTTGCAAAGGGATGAAATCTGTCCAACAGAGGATAAATCATATTATAATAATGTATTTAAGAAATTATTAGATATTGGTGATATTATTGGTATCACAGGCTATGTTTTTACCACTCAGACAGGAGAAACGAGTATTCATGTGACCTCTTTCAAGATTTTGAATAAATCGTTACATCCATTACCAGTTGTAAAAGAAGTAAAAGATGAGGAGGGCAATGTAAAAACTTATGATGCTTTCACAGACCCCGAACAACGTTATCGTCAGCGTTATGTGGATTTGATTGTAAACCCACAGGTAAAAGAAGTATTTATCAAACGTTCTAAATTGGTAAATTCTATTCGTGATTTCCTTATCAACAAAGGTTATTTAGAAGTAGAAACACCTATTTTACAGGCAATTCATGGAGGAGCTGCTGCTCGTCCATTCGTAACACATCACAATACGCTTGATATGCCTTTATATTTGCGTATTGCTAATGAATTGTATTTGAAAAGACTAATTGTAGGTGGTTTTGATGGCGTTTTTGAATTTGCAAAAGATTTCCGTAACGAAGGAATGAGCCGTTTCCACAATCCAGAATTTACACAAGTCGAAATCTATGTAGCTTACAAAGACTATATCTGGATGGCTGATACACTAGAAGAAATGGTGGAAAAAGTAGCGATGGATTTGCATGGTACTACCAAAGTACAAGTAGGAGATAACATCATTGATTTTCAACGTCCTTGGAAACGTTTTACAATGAAAGAGGCTATTCAGAGTTTTACAGGTGTAGATATTGAGGCTCACGATGAGGCTGGTCTTGCCGAAGAGGCTCGTAAAATGGGTATTGAGGTGGATAGTACCATGGGTAAAGCAAAATTGATTGATGAAATTTTTGGTGAAAAAGTAGAGCCTAATCTTATCCAGCCTACATTTATTTTGGATTATCCTGTAGAAATGTCGCCTCTTACCAAAAAACACCGTAGCAAAGCTGGTTTGGTAGAGCGTTTTGAGGTAATTTGTAATGGAAAAGAAATTTGTAATGCTTATTCTGAGCTAAATGACCCTATTGACCAGAGAGAGCGTTTTGAAGAACAATTGCGTTTGGCTGAACGTGGAGATGAGGAGGCAATGGCAATGGATGAAGACTTCTTGAGAGCTTTGGAATATGGAATGCCTCCAACAGCAGGCATTGGTATTGGAATTGACAGACTTTCGATGATTATGACCAACCAAAACTCTATTCAGGATGTACTTTTCTTCCCTCAGATGAAGCCAGAAAAGAAAATCCAATATGCAAAAACAGAAGATTATGTAGCAGTAGGAGTACGTGAGGAACTTGTACCAATTTTGCAAAAAATGAATATCTTAACTATTGAAGAACTGAAAAAACAAGAACTCAACAAACTCTTCAATGATGTGTGTGGAATGAGAAAGAAAATGAAATTGGATGGGGTGAAAAACCCTACCAAAGAAGAAGTAGAAAGTTGGCTTACAGCATAA
- a CDS encoding tyrosyl-tRNA synthetase — MSNFIEELRWRGMLHDMMPETEKQLESPTTGYIGFDPTASSLHIGNLATIMILVHFQKAGHKPFALVGGATGMIGDPSGKSEERKFLDEQTLRNNQDAIRHQLSKFLSFEGENAAEIVNNYDWFKEMGFLEFLRNVGKYLTVNYMMSKDSVKNRLGDGGGISFTEFSYQLLQGYDFYWLYKNKDVKIQMGGSDQWGNITTGTELIRRIDSGEAFALTTPLLTKADGAKFGKSESGNVWLDASMTSPYKFYQFFINQADADMHRLIRVFSLKTQEEIEVLEGEHKLAAEKRILQKALAEELTERIHSKKDLENAIKATNILFGKDAVEDLKSIDENTLLEVFDGVAQVSISKDELSNAQNVVNLLSETTQNQIFKSKGEARKAIQNNAVSINKIKVTNPEQNLDFELLQNKYLLAQNGKKSYYLIKIQ, encoded by the coding sequence ATGAGCAATTTTATAGAAGAACTTCGCTGGCGTGGAATGCTCCACGATATGATGCCTGAAACAGAAAAACAGTTAGAATCCCCTACAACAGGTTATATTGGTTTTGATCCTACGGCTTCTTCATTGCACATTGGCAATTTAGCAACTATCATGATATTGGTGCATTTCCAAAAAGCTGGGCATAAGCCTTTTGCATTGGTGGGTGGTGCTACTGGCATGATTGGCGACCCTTCTGGAAAAAGTGAAGAAAGAAAATTCTTAGATGAACAGACTCTTAGAAATAACCAAGATGCCATTCGTCATCAACTCTCTAAATTTTTGAGTTTTGAAGGCGAAAATGCTGCTGAAATCGTAAATAATTACGATTGGTTCAAAGAAATGGGCTTTTTAGAATTTTTGCGTAATGTTGGCAAATACCTGACTGTAAATTACATGATGTCAAAAGATTCTGTAAAAAACAGATTGGGTGATGGTGGGGGGATTTCATTTACCGAATTTAGCTATCAATTACTACAAGGCTACGATTTTTACTGGTTATACAAAAATAAAGACGTTAAAATTCAAATGGGAGGCTCTGACCAATGGGGTAACATTACCACAGGTACAGAACTTATCAGAAGAATTGATAGTGGAGAAGCTTTTGCCCTTACTACACCATTGCTTACCAAAGCAGATGGTGCTAAGTTTGGTAAATCAGAATCGGGTAATGTATGGTTAGATGCCTCTATGACAAGTCCTTACAAATTCTATCAGTTTTTTATCAATCAAGCTGATGCAGATATGCATCGTCTGATTCGTGTATTTTCGTTAAAGACTCAAGAAGAAATTGAAGTTTTAGAAGGAGAACATAAATTAGCTGCTGAAAAACGTATTTTACAAAAAGCTTTAGCAGAGGAATTAACTGAACGTATTCATTCCAAAAAGGATTTGGAAAATGCAATCAAAGCAACCAATATTTTGTTTGGAAAAGATGCTGTAGAAGATTTAAAAAGCATAGATGAAAATACGTTATTAGAAGTTTTTGATGGTGTAGCCCAAGTATCTATTTCAAAAGATGAGCTTTCTAATGCTCAAAATGTAGTGAATCTTCTTTCTGAAACTACTCAAAATCAGATTTTTAAATCTAAAGGAGAAGCCAGAAAAGCTATTCAAAATAATGCTGTGAGCATCAATAAAATTAAAGTAACTAACCCTGAGCAAAACCTTGATTTTGAGCTTCTTCAAAATAAATACTTGTTAGCTCAAAATGGCAAAAAGAGTTACTATTTAATCAAAATACAATAA
- a CDS encoding methyltransferase type 11: MFSTTEITSHEIASDNPIHQRLFFAYHQASQMIKGDILEIGCGVGRGLAVILEKSGTYTAVDKNGKLIEKLQIEYPNHRFITHHIPPLESLEDNTFDYVITFQVIEHIENDDLFVKEIHRVLKPHGKAFISTPNIKQSLTRNPWHIREYTADGLEKLMKKYFSKLETYGVDGNEKVMQYHAENRKSVAKFKKLDIFNLEKHLPRWALQIPYDFLNRFNRKKLMQNENSLSSQISHTDYFLSNTPDKALDLFYIAEK; this comes from the coding sequence ATGTTTTCAACCACCGAAATCACGTCTCACGAAATAGCTTCTGATAATCCGATTCATCAGAGACTGTTTTTTGCTTACCATCAGGCTTCTCAGATGATAAAGGGAGATATTTTAGAAATTGGTTGTGGTGTGGGACGTGGTTTGGCTGTTATTTTGGAGAAATCGGGGACGTACACAGCCGTAGATAAAAACGGAAAACTCATTGAAAAACTCCAGATAGAGTATCCAAATCATCGTTTTATTACACATCACATCCCTCCTTTAGAGAGTTTGGAAGATAACACCTTCGATTATGTCATTACGTTTCAAGTAATTGAGCATATTGAAAATGACGATTTGTTTGTAAAGGAAATACATAGAGTTTTGAAACCACACGGCAAAGCCTTTATTTCTACCCCCAATATCAAACAATCGCTTACCAGAAACCCTTGGCACATACGTGAATATACGGCAGATGGTCTAGAAAAATTGATGAAAAAGTATTTCTCAAAATTAGAAACGTATGGTGTAGATGGTAACGAAAAAGTAATGCAATACCACGCAGAAAACAGAAAATCGGTGGCAAAGTTTAAGAAATTAGATATTTTTAATTTAGAAAAGCATTTACCTCGTTGGGCGTTACAAATCCCTTACGATTTTCTGAATAGATTTAACAGAAAAAAATTGATGCAAAATGAAAATAGCCTATCAAGTCAAATCTCTCACACTGACTATTTTCTAAGTAATACTCCTGATAAAGCACTTGATTTATTTTATATAGCTGAGAAATAA